The Brevibacillus humidisoli DNA segment TCTCATGCACAAATAATGGTATAGGAAATGACAATAACCTTCAACCAAAAATATCCATGCAGTGAAAAAATTGAAAATCCTTAGTTGTTTCAACCAAGGATTTTCTTTTCATAACCTGTGATGTACTTTTCCTAAAACATGTAAAAGTGTTACAGCTATTGCAGCCGTTTACTAATCTTGGCCACATACCGCTGTGTTTCGCGAGGCAGCAGGTACGCCTTCTCTTCCAAGTCGGCATCCGTCCTGATCCCCAAGCGATCAATACGACCCGGACCGGCATTATATGCCGCGAGGGCAACCTTGACATGACCGTTGTATCTGTCGAGCAGCTGCTTCAAATAACGTGTGCCTGCCGCTATATTCTCTGCGGGATCGTACGGGTTTCGCACGCCCAGCATCTGCGCTGTGCGGTCCATCAACTGCATCAAGCCCTTTGCTCCTGCTCGTGATGTGGCAGACGGTTGGAAGTTGGACTCGGCCCAGACCACCTCACGCACCAGCTCCATCGCAACGCCAAAGCGCTGGGCGGCCTGGCGAATCAGTTGTTCAATCTGTGACCTTCCGGCAGCTACCAGTCGAGGCGACCAGGAGTCGATATGTGAGGGATGGAAAGCGCCAGTCAATCGGTCAATGTCGCTGCGAGCTGGTCTGCCATCTAGCTCAGCCAGGATCTGTTCGGCAGCGATAACCCGCTTGCCAGGGACACCACTATCCAGTTCCTCAGCGAGAAAC contains these protein-coding regions:
- a CDS encoding lytic transglycosylase domain-containing protein — translated: MNIDLRYYLWKQITGQSAASGTQPGEMSTSSSLRDFSQFLAEELDSGVPGKRVIAAEQILAELDGRPARSDIDRLTGAFHPSHIDSWSPRLVAAGRSQIEQLIRQAAQRFGVAMELVREVVWAESNFQPSATSRAGAKGLMQLMDRTAQMLGVRNPYDPAENIAAGTRYLKQLLDRYNGHVKVALAAYNAGPGRIDRLGIRTDADLEEKAYLLPRETQRYVAKISKRLQ